The genomic DNA CTATAATCTGGCTACGGAGATCGGGCGGCTGGATGAGGGAGTGGGCGGACCTTCGGTAGTCGGCTCTTACGGCGGCAGGCCGCTGCATATGATGTCGCACGGCGAGTCGTTTTTTGCGGCGTTCATGAATCGGTTTCGCGGGCGGGGCCTGTATATTATGGACGAGCCCGAGGCCGCCTTGTCCCCGTACCGCCAAATGGCAATGCTGTCGCGGATTCATCAGCTCGTGAACGATTATTCGCAGCTGATTATTTCCACGCATTCGCCGATCATCATGGCCTACCCGGACAGTGTGATTTACCAGCTGACCCCGGAGGGGATTCGCGAGGCGACGCTGGAGGAGACGGATCACTTCGTCATCATGAAAGAGTTCATGAACGGCCGGGAACGTATGCTGAGGGAGCTGCTGGAGTGAGAAACTGCGGCGGCTCCTTTATAGTTTCTGGCTGATAGATTTTATCGTAAATGTACGACTTTATGGTTATTGTAGCTGAAAGGCTTAATTACATCTGCTAATTTGATATCTCCCGCAATATCTTTCGGTTCGCCGTTTACGATGTAGTGAATCTCTACCTGAAGGGAGTCTTGTTTATGAACGCGGATATCTTTGATCAAACTGCCAGTGCCGGAGTATGTTTTGCCGTTAGCGGCATCCGGGAAAGTAAATGGGTCGCCGGCTTGACTTCGCGATAGGATCATAGTGCCGTCCATAGAGAAACCGTAGCTGATTCCGTCAAATGATTTATTATCACCATTCATCTCCAAGAAGTGTCCGGTAATAAACAAAGCGTACGGGGAAACAGCAACAATTTCGATGTCCCTGATGTATAAATCCTCGGTCTCTATATCGAAGGTATATACTGCTTGGCCATAGCGCAGCTGGTATTGGTTATAGAAGAAGGAAATAGTCATCAATAGGAAAAGGATCGTTAATAAGGATCTAATGAGCATGTCTTTTTTCAATTAAGCCACTCCCGCTTTTTGTATAATTTGTTATTCCCAGTATAGATGCCGGCTTGAATCATGGCAGTTAACTATTTAATACATAAAAATTCATGGGGTGAGTAATCGATGACTTTGGGGATGGTGAGAAAATACGGTATTTGCCCGGTGCAGCTGCCATGTAGCGGATAACCGATTGTACCGGGCTATAAGGGCTTGCTATTGTTATCCGGCAGCTGTACCTCTCTGTGGTTTAGGCTAGATTGACATTTTGTTTCCTAGTGAAATTCAAGAGAGAGGGATGCCAGATGAATCGTGAGAGATTAAGAGAGTTATGGAAAAAGGAAGAAGAAAAGAGCTTTCAGGGGTGGGGTTTCTCCTCCTTGACCGGGCGAATCGCGGAGGAGGATCTACCATGGGATTATAAAGCTGCGGTGCTGGCCCAGATGAGCGAAGAACGCGTGATGCTCGATATGGGGACCGGGGGCGGTGAGTTTCTGCGGTCGCTCCAGCCTCCAAGAGGGAGAACGTTTGCGACAGAGGCGTATCCGCCGAATTACGAGCTCTGCCGGGCTGTTTTGCCCGCTTATGGGATTGAGGTCAGACAGGTGTTCGATGATGCGAGCCTGCCTTTTGACGACGGGTTCTTCGATTTGGTGATCAATCGTCATGAAGCCTATTCGGTGCAGGAACTGGTTAGAGTCCTGAAGCCGGGCGGCTGGTTTATTACCCAGCAGGTAGGCGGACAGAACAACCGGGAGCTGTCCCGCTGGCTGCTTGGGGAAGAAGGGATGACCACAGATTCCGGGTTCGGCCTGGAGCAGGCGGCTCGCGAGTTAACGCTGGCTGGATTTACGGTCATGGAGCGGCATGAGTGTTTTCCCCGTCTCCGGTTTTTGGATATCGGGGCGCTGGTGTATTTTGCGAGAGTCATCGAATGGGAGTTTGCCGGTTTTTCTGTGGACCGGTGCTTTGAGAAGCTGTGTGAGCTGCAGAAGAAGCTGGAGCAGGACGGCTGTGTGGAGAGCCGGGAGCACCGCTTTTTCATCGTGGCTCGCAAACCGATATAGATCATATAGATAATTCTATCAGCGGGGCTATTGCAGCCCCGTTTTTAAAAGGAGGCGTGTTTTTATCGTGCGGCATTTTACGATATTTGCTTCAAGGAATGATACCGGAGATGTTCCGGGCTTAATTGCGGAAATATTTGCAGATGGCTACAAAATAGACAGCGGTCCCGGGGAATATGTGGTTCAGCCGCGAAAATGGTTTAACAAGAACAAGATGGTCATCCGGGTTGCCACCGAGGATACTGATCCGGATTATTTTGCGAACAATGTTCCGGGCATGATGGGGTTCTACGATCGTATTCCGTTTGAGGACGAGCAGCTTAAGCGGCTTGTGCTTACGCAGATTTCCGTGATTAACACCATGCTGGCGATTGAGACGGAGAAGGACTACGATGAGGCTTACTTGACGTTGTTCCAGGGGCTTCTTCGCGGCGTGGATGGCATCGGCTTCTTCCCGGACGGGACGCTGGCCGATCACGACGGGCGTGTCATTGTGCATCCTGACGGAAGGTCGGGGAATGCCGAGTTCAGGCCAAGGGCTTGCACGCGAAAAATTAGAGGCGAGGAACGAGTCTCCTCCGAAGGCGAGCAGCGGAAGCAAGCGACGATCGCTTATTTGCAGGAGAGGAATATCCCCTGGCATGAAGGGCTGCCTCAGCTTCCTCCTATAGGGGACTTACGCTTTAAATCCCGGGAGGAAATCGCCCGCAGAGCGGTTGCTCTGCTGCTTGTGATCCAGTATGCCTGCGATGTCCTGCAGGATGAGGATCTGGAGCAATCCAGGCAGTTTGTGACAGGGATGCTGGATAAGTATGGGGTAACGGCTGCCCTGACGGAAAATGAAGCGGAGCTGCTCCAGCAGGAGGAGCCCGAGCATCAGGATGCAGTGAATATCTCCTGGCAGTACGAGGCCTACTGGGCGCTGATCTGGGCTTTGGGGCTGGTGGAGCAGCTCGATTTGCCCAGCCAGACCTGTGATTGCGATTTTGCGATTCAGGCGGTGTCCAGCTGCGATAGCTTGGAGGAGTTTGTGGAAAGAACGTCGCTCCGCCGTCCAGAGGAAATTTTGGATGAAGCGGATCGGATCTACCGTCTGCATTGGGCCTGTGTGAACAGCAGAGTCAAAGGGGAGAGCGCACCGGCCGGGATGAACGAAAGCATCGTCATGGAGCGGCGCAGGGCGCTGTTCTGGCTGATTGGCTGCGGAGATGAATCATGGGATCATGTTCGTATGGATACTTAGGGTCAGGGAACTGATTTTCATCGCTATTGGTTGATTGAAGAGGAAAGCTGCAAAAGTGCAGAAGTTTTCTTGTTAAAGTGCGGAACTGTCTTGATACTGATGTATTTTCTCCGCGGTCCCTTAATTGAACTCGGGGCTATCTCTCCAACAAATTAAACGACTTGACGGATTTATAACCGTACGGCCGGCACGCGGTGCTAACCCTGACTGCCCAGGGAGACATAGATTATGACTGGAACTGACTGAACCAGATGGTCAGGACACAGATTATGACTGGAACTGACTGTACCTAGATGGCTAGGATCAGGTAACTAGATGTATTTCATGCAGTTAGTTCAGCGGTTTTAGCCGTTTTAGTAAGAACTAACTGCAAAACCTACATTTAGTTTTAAGCTATTTCGGCGAATTCGCTCCATTCAGGCAAACTAACTGCATGTTTTGCATTTAGCGTATGTATTTTTGATAAAAGAGCTTAACTAGATGTATAAAATACATTTAGTTTCTCAAAAATCTCCATTGAATGGTTACCTGAGCTTGTGGAAGACGAAGAAAATGCATTCGGGTACAAGTTGCGTGCCAGTTTCTGTGGAATAACCATAACTTCATCTGAGGTAAGAGCAAGTCTTATCGTTTGTGCAATCTTCTTCTGCCATCCCCATACCGTTGAAGTCCGCCATATTAAGAGCTTTAGACCATCGAACTCTCCGCTGCTCCCCGGCATACAATTCAGTATCACAATGAAAAGGGGAGTTTTTGTTGGAGATACCTGTGACTGGCTTTGTTGTCCATCGGGAGGATGGTTCCGATTCTGAGCACTCGCATAAGCTGTATATTACGTCTTGGAATGGAAAACCTGTCCATGTTCATCCTTTTGCAGGGGAGACATCCTATGATGTTGGACACAGGCATC from Paenibacillus woosongensis includes the following:
- a CDS encoding AAA family ATPase, with amino-acid sequence MGGLTAMDAYLRRIALRREEVPSFREYPFHLPVVADLEQLEFHPRVTYIVGENGMGKSTLLEAIAVALGFNPEGGTLNFNFSTAETHSELHEYIRLVRGVRKPRDGFFFRAESYYNLATEIGRLDEGVGGPSVVGSYGGRPLHMMSHGESFFAAFMNRFRGRGLYIMDEPEAALSPYRQMAMLSRIHQLVNDYSQLIISTHSPIIMAYPDSVIYQLTPEGIREATLEETDHFVIMKEFMNGRERMLRELLE
- a CDS encoding class I SAM-dependent methyltransferase, with protein sequence MNRERLRELWKKEEEKSFQGWGFSSLTGRIAEEDLPWDYKAAVLAQMSEERVMLDMGTGGGEFLRSLQPPRGRTFATEAYPPNYELCRAVLPAYGIEVRQVFDDASLPFDDGFFDLVINRHEAYSVQELVRVLKPGGWFITQQVGGQNNRELSRWLLGEEGMTTDSGFGLEQAARELTLAGFTVMERHECFPRLRFLDIGALVYFARVIEWEFAGFSVDRCFEKLCELQKKLEQDGCVESREHRFFIVARKPI
- a CDS encoding DUF4272 domain-containing protein, which encodes MRHFTIFASRNDTGDVPGLIAEIFADGYKIDSGPGEYVVQPRKWFNKNKMVIRVATEDTDPDYFANNVPGMMGFYDRIPFEDEQLKRLVLTQISVINTMLAIETEKDYDEAYLTLFQGLLRGVDGIGFFPDGTLADHDGRVIVHPDGRSGNAEFRPRACTRKIRGEERVSSEGEQRKQATIAYLQERNIPWHEGLPQLPPIGDLRFKSREEIARRAVALLLVIQYACDVLQDEDLEQSRQFVTGMLDKYGVTAALTENEAELLQQEEPEHQDAVNISWQYEAYWALIWALGLVEQLDLPSQTCDCDFAIQAVSSCDSLEEFVERTSLRRPEEILDEADRIYRLHWACVNSRVKGESAPAGMNESIVMERRRALFWLIGCGDESWDHVRMDT